A single window of Salminus brasiliensis chromosome 18, fSalBra1.hap2, whole genome shotgun sequence DNA harbors:
- the slc23a1 gene encoding solute carrier family 23 member 1, protein MGPADPVHTSSLCEGPVKHSDKAAEPEFLPLDGGMQAEAQERPAEGPKNPRGAHTQIPGFDMIYKIEDVPPWYLCVLLGLQHYLTCFSGTIAVPFLLADAMCVGRDQYTVSQLVGTIFTCVGITTLIQTTFGVRLPLFQASAFAFLIPAKAILGLERWKCPPEEEIYGDWTLPLNTTHIWYPRIREIQGAIIISSLVEVVIGFVGLPGLLLNSIGPLTVTPTVSLIGLSVFQTAGERAGSHWGLSLLCIFFIVLFAQYLRNWAFPFPFYSRQKGCHIIRFQIFRMFPIIMAIMLVWFVCYILTLTDVLPNDPTQYGYKARTDARGEIMSQAPWFRMPYPCQWGLPTVTIAGVLGMFSATLAGIVESIGDYYACARLSGAPPPPVHAINRGIFTEGVCCIIAGLLGTGNGSTSSSPNIGVLGITKVGSRRVVQYGALIMFLLGTIGKFTALFASLPDPVLGGMFCTLFGMITAVGLSNLQSVDLNSSRNLFVLGFSMFSGLMLPNYLETHPGSIKTGVPELDQILTVLLTTEMFVGGFLAFVLDNTIPGTIRERGLIEWKADSSSDIGGVTSNTYNFPVGMGLVRRLGCLRHLPICPTFQGFKPRCRRKSPCEEQDLKEVESVVKNTPESITTKV, encoded by the exons TTTTTACCTCTAGATGGTGGCATGCAGGCTGAAGCACAGGAGCGGCCCGCTGAGGGGCCCAAGAACCCCAGAGGAGCCCACACACAGATACCCGGCTTTGACATGATCTACAAAATCGAGGATGTACCACCCTGGTACTTGTGTGTGCTGCTCGGCCTGCAG CACTACCTCACGTGTTTCAGTGGGACCATCGCTGTGCCCTTTTTATTGGCAGATGCCATGTGTGTGGGGCGGGACCAGTACACTGTGAGCCAACTAGTGGGTACCATTTTCACTTGTGTGGGCATCACCACTCTTATCCAGACCACGTTTGGCGTCAG GTTACCTCTGTTCCAGGCCAGTGCCTTTGCCTTCCTCATCCCTGCCAAGGCCATTCTAGGACTGGAAAGGTGGAAGTGTCCCCCAGAAG AGGAGATTTATGGAGACTGGACACTTCCTCTCAACACCACCCATATCTGGTACCCCCGGATTAGAGAG ATCCAGGGGGCCATTATCATATCCAGTCTTGTAGAGGTGGTCATTGGGTTTGTGGGACTCCCTGGGCTCCTCCTCAACTCCATTGGACCCCTGACCGTCACCCCCACTGTGTCTCTTATAGGCCTGTCCGTCTTCCAGACTGCAGGAGAGCGAGCAGGCAGCCACTGGGGCCTCTCTCTGCT GTGTATCTTCTTCATTGTGCTCTTTGCTCAGTATCTGAGGAACTGGGCCTTCCCCTTTCCATTTTATTCTAGACAGAAGGGCTGTCACATCATCCGCTTCCAGATATTCAGGATGTTTCCG ATCATCATGGCTATCATGCTGGTGTGGTTTGTGTGTTATATTCTCACCCTGACGGACGTGCTGCCCAATGACCCGACACAGTACGGCTACAAGGCTCGCACTGACGCCCGGGGGGAGATCATGTCCCAGGCTCCGTGGTTCCGCATGCCCTATCCCT GTCAGTGGGGCTTACCCACAGTGACGATAGCCGGCGTGCTGGGAATGTTCAGCGCCACTCTAGCTGGCATAGTGGAGTCTATTGGAGATTACTATGCCTGTGCCCGTCTTTCTGGAGCTCCCCCACCCCCTGTTCATGCCATCAACAG AGGGATCTTCACAGAGGGTGTGTGCTGCATCATAGCAGGCCTGCTGGGCACCGGCAACGGGTCCACCTCTTCCAGTCCTAATATTGGAGTGCTCGGCATCACCAAG GTGGGAAGTAGACGAGTGGTGCAGTATGGGGCACTCATAATGTTCCTGTTGGGGACCATTGGCAAGTTCACAGCCCTGTTTGCTTCACTCCCAGATCCAGTGCTTGGAGGCATGTTCTGCACCTTATTTG GTATGATCACAGCTGTGGGTTTGTCCAACCTGCAGAGTGTAGATCTGAACTCCTCACGGAACCTTTTCGTTCTGGGCTTCTCCATGTTCTCCGGCCTTATGCTACCCAATTACCTGGAAACTCATCCTGGAAGCATTAAGACAG GTGTCCCAGAGCtggatcaaatcctcacagtgctcTTGACCACAGAGATGTTCGTTGGAGGATTCCTGGCATTTGTATTGGACAACACCATACCAG GGACTATAAGAGAGCGTGGTCTCATAGAGTGGAAGGCTGACAGCTCATCTGATATAGGCGGTGTGACCTCGAACACATATAACTTCCCTGTTGGCATGGGGCTGGTAAGGCGGCTTGGCTGCCTGCGCCACCTACCCATCTGCCCCACTTTCCAGGGCTTTAAGCCGCGTTGCCGCAGAAAGAGCCCGTGTGAAGAACAGGACTTAAAAGAAGTTGAAAGTGTGGTGAAGAACACTCCAGAGAGCATAACCACCAAAGTATAG